A window from Streptomonospora salina encodes these proteins:
- a CDS encoding aminopeptidase P family protein produces MSEHHSSTPEQDGAADAPVFTARKNGQAQTVSDELAAWMRTGWADTEDRDPEPVEQAAYTAKRREALSARFPGERLVVPAGGLTTRSNDTEYPFRPTCDYVYLSGDRSDDGCLVLEPRAGGGHDAAVYLRPRSNRDDGEFWLDSHGELWSGRRHSLAESARRLGLPAHDVRRLPRILGAVPAAPVRILRGHDAGLDEAVAGVRSQAGESAGTAAERDEELAVALHDQRLVKDEWEVAQLQRAVDATVLGFGDVAEALPRARATSERYIEGTFFLRARVEGNDVGYGTIAASGPNATTLHWMSNDGPVREGELLLLDAGVETTTLYTADVTRTLPVSGRFTPLQRRVYELVYAAQEAAIAAVAPGRPFTEYHRVAQRALAEGLVEWGLLEGPADRVVELGLQRRYTLHGTGHMLGLDVHDCAKARTEAHLYGDLQPGMVLTVEPGLYFQPDDLTVPEELRGIGVRIEDDVLVTSEGNRVLSAGLPRTADDVEAWLAERLPRA; encoded by the coding sequence GTGAGTGAGCACCACAGCAGCACACCCGAGCAGGACGGCGCCGCCGATGCGCCGGTGTTCACCGCCCGCAAGAACGGCCAGGCCCAGACCGTCTCCGACGAGCTGGCCGCCTGGATGCGCACCGGCTGGGCCGACACGGAGGACCGCGACCCCGAGCCCGTCGAGCAGGCCGCCTACACCGCCAAGCGCCGCGAGGCGCTGAGCGCGCGCTTCCCGGGCGAGCGCCTGGTCGTGCCGGCCGGCGGCCTCACGACCCGCTCCAACGACACCGAGTACCCGTTCCGACCCACCTGCGACTACGTCTACCTCAGCGGCGACCGCTCCGACGACGGGTGCCTGGTGCTGGAACCGCGCGCCGGCGGCGGCCACGACGCCGCCGTCTACCTGCGCCCCCGCTCCAACCGCGACGACGGCGAGTTCTGGCTGGACTCCCACGGCGAGCTGTGGAGCGGGCGGCGCCACAGCCTCGCGGAGTCCGCTCGACGGCTGGGCCTGCCGGCCCACGACGTGCGCCGGCTGCCCCGGATCCTCGGCGCGGTGCCGGCGGCTCCGGTGCGCATCCTGCGCGGCCACGACGCCGGCCTGGACGAAGCGGTCGCCGGAGTGCGCAGCCAGGCGGGGGAGAGCGCCGGGACCGCCGCCGAGCGCGACGAGGAGCTGGCCGTGGCCCTGCACGATCAGCGGCTGGTCAAGGACGAATGGGAGGTCGCCCAGCTGCAGCGCGCCGTCGACGCCACGGTGCTGGGCTTCGGCGACGTCGCCGAAGCGCTGCCCCGGGCCCGGGCCACCTCCGAGCGCTACATCGAGGGCACGTTCTTCCTGCGCGCCCGCGTCGAGGGCAACGACGTCGGATACGGCACCATCGCCGCGTCCGGGCCCAACGCCACCACCCTGCACTGGATGAGCAACGACGGCCCGGTGCGCGAGGGCGAGCTGCTGCTGCTGGACGCCGGCGTCGAGACCACGACCCTCTACACCGCCGACGTCACCCGCACCCTGCCGGTCTCGGGCCGATTCACCCCGCTCCAGCGCCGCGTCTACGAGCTGGTCTACGCCGCCCAGGAGGCCGCGATCGCCGCGGTCGCACCGGGGCGGCCCTTCACCGAGTACCACCGGGTCGCCCAGCGGGCGCTGGCCGAAGGGCTGGTGGAGTGGGGCCTGCTGGAGGGGCCGGCCGACCGGGTCGTCGAGCTCGGCCTGCAGCGCCGCTACACGCTGCACGGCACCGGGCACATGCTGGGCCTGGACGTCCACGACTGCGCCAAAGCGCGCACCGAGGCCCACCTCTACGGCGACCTGCAGCCGGGCATGGTGCTGACCGTCGAGCCCGGCCTGTACTTCCAGCCCGACGACCTCACCGTCCCCGAGGAGCTGCGCGGCATCGGGGTGCGCATCGAGGACGACGTCCTCGTCACCTCCGAGGGCAACCGTGTGCTGTCGGCGGGCCTGCCGCGCACCGCCGACGACGTCGAGGCGTGGCTGGCCGAGCGCCTGCCGCGCGCCTGA
- a CDS encoding serine/threonine dehydratase, which translates to MTPAPTATTSLPTPADVAAAAERIAPYTRRTPVLTVRVDGHPLTLKLEHLQTTGAFKLRGALNAMAAAGAPPQVVTASGGNHGLGVAAAARMLGTEALVYVPETVPEVKARRLEQSGAGLIRTGAHYAEAAAAARTRADGEGLRYLHAYDDRDVVAGQGTVGREIAEDAPDCDSVAVAVGGGGLAAGVRLGAGARRVVGVEPEGCQSLHAALAAGGPVDAPVDSVASSALGAARVGEVPFGVLRERPVETALVTDAEITAARDRLWEEFRIAAEPAAAVPFAAWLAGRVPGAHPCLVVCGANASWTPDG; encoded by the coding sequence ATGACACCCGCGCCCACAGCCACGACCTCCCTGCCCACGCCCGCCGACGTGGCGGCCGCCGCCGAGCGCATCGCCCCTTACACCCGGCGCACCCCGGTACTGACCGTGCGCGTGGACGGGCACCCGCTGACCCTGAAGCTGGAGCACCTGCAGACCACGGGCGCCTTCAAACTGCGCGGCGCACTGAACGCGATGGCCGCAGCGGGCGCGCCGCCGCAAGTGGTGACCGCATCGGGCGGCAACCACGGCCTGGGGGTGGCCGCGGCGGCGCGGATGCTGGGCACCGAAGCGCTGGTCTACGTTCCCGAGACGGTGCCCGAGGTCAAGGCGCGCCGGCTGGAGCAGTCGGGGGCCGGGCTGATCCGCACCGGCGCGCACTACGCCGAAGCGGCCGCTGCCGCCCGCACGCGCGCCGACGGCGAAGGACTGCGCTACCTGCACGCCTACGACGACCGCGACGTGGTGGCCGGCCAGGGCACCGTCGGCCGCGAAATCGCCGAGGACGCCCCCGACTGCGACAGCGTCGCCGTGGCCGTGGGCGGCGGCGGCCTGGCGGCCGGGGTGCGGCTGGGCGCGGGCGCACGCCGGGTCGTGGGCGTGGAACCCGAGGGCTGCCAGAGCCTGCACGCCGCCCTGGCCGCGGGCGGTCCGGTGGACGCGCCGGTGGACTCGGTGGCGTCCTCGGCGCTGGGTGCGGCGCGCGTGGGCGAGGTGCCCTTCGGAGTGCTGCGCGAGCGCCCCGTCGAGACCGCGCTGGTCACCGACGCGGAGATCACCGCGGCCCGCGACCGGTTGTGGGAGGAGTTCCGCATCGCGGCCGAGCCCGCGGCCGCCGTCCCGTTCGCGGCCTGGCTGGCCGGCCGGGTCCCCGGCGCACACCCCTGCCTGGTCGTCTGCGGAGCCAACGCCTCCTGGACCCCCGACGGCTAG
- a CDS encoding threonine ammonia-lyase produces the protein MELITDADAAAAEARLAGLALRTASVPCEWAPGELWLKPENLQPVGAFKIRGAGNALARLDPQLRSAGVITHSSGNHGQALAYAARSYGVACTVVVPEGAPRVKVAAMHGFGAETVTVAGDRRAETARELAGKHGLTLVPPFDHRDVIAGQATVGTEIAADLPGVETVLVPVGGGGLAAGVATAIGARCPRARVVGVEPELAADAKQSLQRGRLTPWPDELTRRTMADGVRVGPSQLTFAHLKARLDGIVTVGEEEIFAAVGALARRAHLVAEPSGAVAAAAHLAGRGPGGRTVAVVSGGNVDADLLARAVTAAG, from the coding sequence ATGGAGCTGATCACCGATGCCGACGCCGCCGCCGCCGAAGCGCGCCTGGCCGGACTCGCCCTGCGCACCGCGTCGGTCCCGTGCGAATGGGCGCCGGGCGAGCTGTGGCTCAAACCGGAGAACCTGCAGCCGGTGGGCGCCTTCAAGATCCGCGGAGCGGGCAACGCGCTCGCCCGCCTCGACCCGCAGCTGCGCAGCGCCGGGGTGATCACGCATTCCTCGGGCAACCACGGCCAGGCTCTGGCCTATGCCGCCCGCTCCTACGGCGTCGCCTGCACGGTGGTGGTTCCCGAAGGGGCTCCCCGCGTCAAAGTGGCCGCCATGCACGGATTCGGCGCCGAGACCGTGACCGTCGCCGGCGATCGCCGCGCCGAGACGGCCCGCGAGCTCGCCGGCAAGCACGGGCTCACCCTGGTGCCGCCCTTCGATCACCGCGACGTCATCGCCGGGCAGGCGACCGTGGGCACCGAGATCGCCGCGGACCTCCCCGGGGTCGAGACGGTGCTGGTCCCGGTGGGCGGGGGAGGGCTGGCCGCGGGCGTGGCCACGGCGATCGGGGCCCGGTGCCCGCGGGCCCGTGTGGTCGGCGTCGAACCCGAACTCGCCGCCGACGCCAAGCAGAGCCTGCAACGCGGCCGACTCACCCCCTGGCCCGACGAGCTCACCCGGCGCACCATGGCCGACGGTGTGCGGGTGGGGCCCTCCCAGCTGACGTTCGCGCATCTGAAGGCGCGGCTCGACGGCATCGTGACGGTCGGCGAGGAGGAGATCTTCGCGGCCGTGGGTGCCCTGGCGCGCCGCGCCCACCTGGTCGCCGAGCCCAGCGGTGCGGTGGCCGCCGCGGCCCACCTCGCCGGGCGCGGCCCCGGCGGGCGCACGGTCGCGGTGGTCTCGGGCGGCAACGTCGACGCCGACCTGCTGGCGCGGGCGGTCACCGCCGCCGGATGA
- a CDS encoding LysR substrate-binding domain-containing protein, whose amino-acid sequence MLDADRVRVLVEVAHAGSIAAAAENMAFTAPALSQQLTKLERELGCALVERSRTGVRLTRAGRVLLAYGERVVGELHDAESAVRAAAGEAPVRLSLGAFASAGKLLVPGALAAFGQAYPQVRLSLSDVEPPDGYGQVTAGELDLLITHRYPGVQVPAATGLHRERILVDPLLLVLPEGHPAAGTAPRLADLADQEWICGAAGISNRIALDSAAAAEGVRLPVAYETRDYEVMLALIRAGVGIGLVPRMILDAAPADGWVAEPPGGAAPAREISVVHRRRPPAPVPAMVDMLRRSARRPGQR is encoded by the coding sequence ATGCTCGATGCCGACCGGGTGCGCGTGCTGGTGGAGGTCGCCCACGCCGGGTCGATCGCCGCGGCCGCCGAGAACATGGCCTTCACCGCCCCCGCGCTGTCGCAGCAGCTGACCAAGCTGGAGCGGGAACTGGGCTGTGCCCTGGTGGAGCGCTCGCGCACCGGGGTGCGGCTGACGCGGGCGGGCCGGGTGCTGCTGGCCTACGGCGAACGGGTCGTGGGCGAGTTGCACGACGCGGAGTCGGCGGTGCGCGCCGCCGCGGGCGAGGCGCCGGTGCGGCTGTCGCTGGGCGCCTTCGCCAGCGCCGGCAAGCTCCTCGTCCCCGGTGCGCTGGCCGCGTTCGGACAGGCCTACCCGCAAGTGCGGCTGTCGCTGTCGGACGTCGAGCCGCCCGACGGCTACGGGCAGGTCACCGCCGGAGAGCTGGACCTGCTCATCACGCACCGCTACCCGGGTGTGCAGGTGCCGGCCGCCACCGGTCTGCACCGCGAGCGCATCCTGGTCGATCCGCTGCTGCTGGTGCTGCCCGAGGGCCACCCGGCCGCCGGCACCGCGCCCCGCCTGGCCGACCTCGCCGATCAGGAGTGGATCTGCGGCGCCGCGGGCATCTCCAACCGCATCGCGCTGGATTCGGCCGCGGCCGCCGAGGGGGTGCGGCTTCCGGTCGCCTACGAGACCCGCGACTACGAGGTGATGCTGGCGCTGATCCGCGCCGGCGTGGGCATCGGACTCGTTCCGCGGATGATCCTGGACGCCGCGCCCGCCGACGGCTGGGTGGCCGAGCCGCCCGGCGGAGCGGCGCCGGCGCGCGAGATCTCGGTCGTGCACCGGCGCCGGCCCCCCGCCCCGGTTCCGGCGATGGTCGACATGCTGCGCCGCTCCGCCCGGCGCCCCGGTCAGCGGTGA
- a CDS encoding nitronate monooxygenase produces the protein MGILRELDSGVVAAPMAGGASTPELAAAVGSAGGLGFLAAGYLTAAAMSERIGRLRALTDRPFGVNVFVPDRDTADPEALAAYRERLGPEAARLGTEPGAAVWGDDDYPAKLAALRADPVPLVSFTFGCPAPGDIASLRRAGSEVVVTVTTSAEAEAAAEAGADALCVQGAEAGGHQASFEDACERTVPLARLLADVRARVRLPVVAAGGIGDAAQARRALTGGAVAVQLGTALLCTPESGAARTHKDALLRQRFDRTAVTRAFSGRRARALANRFVAEHGGAAPGAYPHVHHMTAPVRAAAARAGDADTLHLWAGTGFRSARERPAAEIVAGIAADL, from the coding sequence TTGGGGATACTTCGGGAGCTCGACAGCGGAGTGGTCGCGGCGCCGATGGCCGGGGGAGCGAGCACCCCCGAACTCGCCGCGGCCGTCGGTTCCGCAGGAGGACTCGGCTTCTTGGCGGCCGGCTACCTCACGGCGGCGGCGATGAGCGAGCGGATCGGCCGGCTGCGTGCACTCACCGACCGCCCATTCGGCGTCAACGTCTTCGTCCCCGACCGCGACACGGCCGATCCCGAAGCGCTGGCCGCCTACCGCGAGCGGCTCGGACCCGAGGCCGCGCGCCTGGGCACCGAGCCCGGAGCGGCCGTGTGGGGAGACGACGACTACCCGGCCAAGCTCGCCGCGCTGCGCGCCGACCCCGTTCCGCTGGTGAGCTTCACCTTCGGCTGCCCCGCCCCCGGCGACATCGCGTCGCTTCGGCGGGCGGGCAGCGAGGTCGTGGTCACCGTGACCACCTCCGCCGAGGCCGAGGCCGCAGCCGAGGCCGGCGCGGACGCGCTGTGCGTCCAGGGTGCCGAGGCGGGGGGCCACCAGGCCTCCTTCGAAGACGCCTGCGAGCGCACCGTCCCGCTGGCCCGCCTGCTGGCCGACGTGCGTGCCCGGGTCCGCCTGCCCGTGGTGGCCGCCGGCGGGATCGGCGACGCGGCCCAGGCGCGCCGCGCCCTGACGGGCGGGGCGGTGGCCGTGCAGCTGGGCACCGCGCTGCTGTGCACACCCGAAAGCGGTGCCGCACGAACCCACAAGGACGCCCTCCTGCGGCAGCGGTTCGACCGTACGGCGGTCACGCGCGCCTTCAGCGGGCGCCGGGCGCGCGCCCTGGCGAACCGGTTCGTCGCCGAGCACGGCGGGGCGGCGCCCGGCGCCTATCCGCACGTCCACCACATGACCGCCCCGGTCCGGGCGGCGGCCGCCCGCGCCGGCGACGCCGACACGCTGCACCTGTGGGCCGGAACCGGCTTCCGCTCGGCCCGGGAGCGCCCGGCCGCCGAGATCGTCGCGGGCATCGCCGCGGACCTCTAG
- a CDS encoding lysophospholipid acyltransferase family protein, with product MLYDAVRTLGRHLGRALYRPRVEGLEHIPASGPVVLAANHLSFCDSVVIPLVVPRRIRFLAKAEYFTGSGPKGRISRATFTALGAVPVERGSGGGALEALDVGLRRLKDGGVFSLYPEGTRSPDGRLYRGRTGVAHLALTSGAPVVPVGLCGTERIQPIGTRVPRIAPVTVRFGAPLDFSSGYGHLKTGRARRMVTDEVMAAIQRLTGQEQAGVYNDRNGE from the coding sequence ATGCTCTACGACGCAGTGCGCACGCTCGGCAGGCACCTGGGGCGGGCCCTGTACCGGCCCCGCGTCGAAGGGCTGGAGCACATCCCCGCGTCGGGTCCGGTCGTCCTCGCCGCCAACCACCTGTCCTTCTGCGACAGCGTGGTGATCCCGCTGGTGGTACCGCGCCGCATCCGGTTCCTGGCCAAGGCCGAGTACTTCACCGGATCGGGCCCCAAGGGCCGGATCTCGCGTGCGACCTTCACCGCGCTCGGCGCGGTCCCGGTGGAGCGCGGCAGCGGCGGCGGCGCGCTGGAGGCGCTCGACGTCGGGCTGCGCCGGCTCAAGGACGGCGGCGTGTTCTCCCTCTACCCCGAGGGCACCCGGTCACCGGACGGGCGGCTCTACCGCGGACGCACCGGCGTGGCCCACCTCGCCCTGACCTCGGGCGCGCCCGTGGTTCCGGTAGGGCTCTGCGGTACCGAGCGCATCCAGCCCATCGGCACCCGCGTGCCGCGCATCGCCCCCGTCACGGTGCGTTTCGGCGCTCCGCTGGACTTCTCCTCGGGCTACGGCCACCTCAAGACCGGCCGCGCCCGCCGGATGGTCACCGACGAGGTCATGGCCGCCATCCAGCGCCTGACGGGCCAGGAGCAGGCCGGGGTCTACAACGACCGCAACGGCGAGTGA
- a CDS encoding alpha/beta fold hydrolase gives MPDTLAPDTEALTLRRGDLEFDALAAGPADGPLVLFLHGFPEFATCWRRHLAAAGRAGYRAVAVDQRGYSPGARPLNTADYTVAELVGDVTAFADELGAERFHLVGHDWGGVLGWPTAARHADRVASLTVLSTPHPAALAAALASSPEQRTALSYIRLFQTPGAAEESLLDNGAAGLTGVYEGRVPEDLVADNVRRLSQAGALTAALNWYRAMELEEGSTDAPAISVPTLYVWSTEDVAFTAQAARGTGEWVAGPYRFVELDGFSHWLPEEAPEQTVEPLLEHLAAAERG, from the coding sequence ATGCCGGACACCCTCGCCCCCGACACCGAGGCGCTGACACTGCGCCGCGGCGACCTGGAGTTCGACGCGCTGGCGGCCGGACCGGCCGACGGCCCGCTCGTTCTGTTCCTGCACGGTTTCCCCGAGTTCGCCACGTGCTGGCGGCGGCACCTGGCCGCGGCCGGGCGGGCGGGTTACCGCGCCGTGGCGGTCGACCAGCGCGGCTACTCGCCGGGGGCGCGGCCGCTGAACACGGCCGACTACACGGTCGCGGAGCTGGTCGGCGACGTGACGGCCTTCGCCGACGAGCTCGGCGCCGAGCGCTTCCACCTGGTCGGCCACGACTGGGGCGGTGTGCTCGGCTGGCCGACGGCGGCCCGCCACGCCGACCGGGTCGCGAGCCTGACGGTGCTGTCGACGCCGCACCCGGCGGCGCTCGCGGCGGCGCTGGCGTCCTCGCCCGAGCAGCGCACGGCCCTGTCCTACATCCGCCTGTTCCAGACCCCCGGGGCCGCCGAGGAGTCGCTGCTGGACAACGGCGCCGCCGGCCTCACCGGTGTCTACGAGGGCCGGGTGCCCGAGGACCTCGTCGCCGACAACGTCCGCCGCCTCTCCCAGGCCGGGGCGCTCACGGCGGCGCTGAACTGGTACCGCGCGATGGAGCTGGAGGAGGGGTCCACCGACGCTCCGGCCATCAGCGTGCCCACGCTGTACGTGTGGAGCACCGAGGACGTGGCGTTCACCGCCCAGGCCGCCCGCGGCACCGGCGAATGGGTCGCGGGCCCGTACCGGTTCGTCGAGCTGGACGGGTTCTCGCACTGGCTTCCGGAGGAGGCGCCCGAGCAGACGGTGGAACCGCTGCTGGAGCACCTGGCTGCGGCCGAGCGGGGGTGA